In the Malania oleifera isolate guangnan ecotype guangnan chromosome 1, ASM2987363v1, whole genome shotgun sequence genome, one interval contains:
- the LOC131159622 gene encoding protein SHI RELATED SEQUENCE 1 — MSGFFSLGAGARGASQEPQPNPPPTEISPETWFFYKNDSEISYKGLELWQQQQQQQPPEHHQYMPQQRHDLYSSAAGLGVGPSRSAIDVSDEPSRAAAFAVMRHGAGGGAGGGGVSCQDCGNQAKKDCPHLRCRTCCKSRGFQCATHVKSTWVPAAKRRERQQQLAAAQQQQHHHHHQEHRENPKRQRENPASSALACALLPTASGLEMGNFPAEVNSPAIFRCVRVSPVEENDEQYAYQTAVNIGGHVFKGILYDQGPEANYSAGESPSGGSGVQQLNLITAAVTSPPSTVAATTGVGTCTGGPASSAAAAFLDPSLYPVPLNAFMAGTQFFPHPRS; from the exons ATGTCAGGGTTCTTCTCACTAGGTGCGGGTGCAAGAGGAGCGAGCCAAGAGCCGCAGCCCAACCCCCCACCCACCGAAATCTCTCCCGAAACTTGGTTCTTTTACAAGAATGATTCTGAAATTTCCTACAAGGGCCTCGAGCTatggcagcagcagcagcaacagcaacCGCCGGAACATCACCAGTACATGCCCCAGCAGCGCCACGATCTCTACTCCTCCGCGGCTGGCCTAGGCGTGGGGCCGAGCCGCAGCGCCATCGACGTCTCCGATGAGCCGTCGAGGGCTGCGGCGTTCGCGGTGATGAGGCACGGGGCCGGAGGCGGCGCGGGCGGAGGAGGAGTTAGCTGCCAGGACTGCGGGAACCAGGCGAAGAAAGACTGCCCTCACCTGCGGTGCAGGACGTGCTGCAAGAGCCGGGGGTTTCAGTGCGCCACGCATGTTAAGAGCACTTGGGTTCCCGCGGCTAAAAGGCGGGAGCGGCAGCAGCAGTTGGCTGCGGCTCAGCAGCAGCAGCATCACCATCATCACCAAGAACACAGAGAGAATCCCAAAAGGCAGAGAGAGAATCCCGCCTCTTCCGCGCTCGCCTGCGCTCTTCTGCCCACCGCCTCTG ggTTGGAGATGGGGAATTTTCCGGCTGAAGTCAACTCTCCCGCGATTTTCCGGTGCGTTCGGGTGAGTCCAGTGGAGGAAAACGACGAGCAGTACGCGTATCAGACTGCTGTGAACATCGGAGGCCATGTGTTCAAGGGTATTCTGTACGATCAAGGGCCCGAAGCTAACTACAGCGCCGGTGAGAGCCCCTCCGGCGGCAGCGGAGTCCAACAGCTCAATCTCATAACTGCTGCCGTCACTTCTCCCCCCTCCACGGTGGCCGCCACCACCGGGGTCGGCACCTGTACTGGCGGACCTGCGTCATCGGCCGCAGCCGCCTTTCTCGATCCATCTCTTTACC